Proteins from one Faecalibacterium sp. I3-3-33 genomic window:
- a CDS encoding chromate transporter: protein MIYLQLFLSFLQVGMFSIGGGYAAIPLIRDQIVTSHAWLTMNEFTDLITIAEMTPGPIAVNSATFVGIRIAGPLGAVIATLGCITPSLLIVSLLAYIYYRYKNVSALQSVLASLRPAVVALIAGAGLSILKLVVFQGNVVALASVNWAGVLIFVAAFVALRTFKINPILTMLCCGAANLFVNLFC, encoded by the coding sequence ATGATTTACTTGCAGTTGTTTCTGAGCTTTCTACAGGTAGGCATGTTCAGCATCGGTGGCGGTTATGCGGCCATTCCACTGATTCGGGATCAAATTGTGACCAGCCACGCTTGGCTGACAATGAACGAATTCACCGACCTCATTACCATTGCTGAAATGACACCAGGTCCTATTGCGGTCAACTCGGCGACCTTTGTTGGCATCCGTATTGCCGGCCCTCTGGGTGCCGTCATCGCCACATTGGGTTGTATTACGCCTTCGCTTCTCATTGTTTCTCTGCTGGCTTATATTTATTATCGATATAAGAATGTCTCTGCCCTGCAAAGCGTTTTAGCAAGCCTGCGTCCAGCAGTCGTTGCTCTTATCGCAGGTGCCGGTCTGTCTATCTTAAAGCTGGTTGTGTTTCAAGGCAATGTTGTTGCCCTTGCCTCCGTGAACTGGGCTGGTGTTTTGATTTTTGTTGCCGCTTTTGTTGCCCTTCGGACGTTCAAAATAAATCCAATTTTAACAATGCTCTGCTGTGGAGCAGCAAATTTATTTGTAAATCTCTTCTGCTAA